A part of Helicobacter kayseriensis genomic DNA contains:
- a CDS encoding 2-oxoglutarate ferredoxin oxidoreductase subunit beta, with product MAFNYDQYLRIEKMPTLWCWGCGDGVILKSIIRAIATNGWDMKDVCVVSGIGCSGRMSSYINCNTVHTTHGRALAYATGIKLANPDKKVIVVCGDGDALAIGGNHTIHACRRNIDLNLVLVNNFIYGLTNSQTSPTTPKGFWTATAEYGNIDPSFDACSLAKSAGASFIARESVLYPKKMEKILSEGFAHNGFSFMEIFSNCHINLGRKNKMGEAVQNLNWIDSLTISKSKFDLLDENEKRGKFPTGILHQEEKVEYSQAYKEIQIKMQGGEK from the coding sequence ATGGCTTTTAATTATGATCAATATTTGCGTATTGAAAAAATGCCGACATTATGGTGTTGGGGGTGCGGAGATGGAGTGATCTTGAAATCCATTATTCGTGCTATTGCGACTAATGGTTGGGATATGAAAGATGTGTGTGTTGTCAGTGGAATTGGGTGTAGTGGGCGTATGAGTTCTTATATTAACTGCAACACTGTGCATACCACACACGGTAGAGCTTTAGCCTATGCAACAGGAATTAAGCTTGCCAATCCGGATAAAAAAGTCATCGTTGTATGTGGAGATGGGGATGCATTGGCAATCGGTGGGAATCACACCATTCATGCTTGTCGCAGAAATATTGATCTAAATCTTGTTCTTGTCAATAATTTTATTTATGGATTGACTAATTCACAAACTTCTCCCACAACGCCAAAGGGATTTTGGACTGCTACTGCTGAATATGGAAACATTGATCCAAGTTTTGATGCATGTTCTTTGGCAAAGTCCGCAGGAGCTTCATTTATCGCAAGAGAGAGTGTTTTGTATCCCAAAAAAATGGAAAAAATTTTGAGCGAAGGATTTGCACATAATGGTTTTAGCTTTATGGAGATTTTTAGTAATTGTCATATTAATCTGGGGCGAAAAAACAAAATGGGCGAAGCTGTGCAAAATTTAAATTGGATTGATTCATTGACTATCTCAAAGTCAAAGTTTGATCTTCTTGATGAGAATGAAAAAAGAGGAAAATTTCCCACAGGAATCTTGCACCAAGAAGAAAAGGTGGAATATTCTCAAGCATATAAAGAGATTCAAATCAAAATGCAAGGGGGTGAAAAATGA